A portion of the Drosophila sechellia strain sech25 chromosome 2R, ASM438219v1, whole genome shotgun sequence genome contains these proteins:
- the LOC116800586 gene encoding uncharacterized protein LOC116800586, which produces MPDIKWNEFSVLQLRKWLEALGRQTSGTKAELIVRLQAISPETRGDSPPNNGSAPEEVEELDGAAAWPKQREPQGGDTRTIPFDEQSLQSESTENLDLDQLSLVDTERATLKKLRDEIEANMAVLQRIQADIDDANKSKSAHARQINDVIENNSNGNHGNVNICANSTDANVNSTKVTIAVDNIDMGHTSVGKETAGSIVQHQSRNVNKLLESPATSLALAKEVTMEFDGSLFARNWVTQFQNIGKIYNLDDGCMHMLLIAKLKGNAQRCLHASATRILEETDQLCEQLILTFEVKMSKGELRNAFQKREWHPDEKFAVYFEDKVMLANDINIDLEELLENIIEGIPAPALRNQARIQCFSEPMQILRAFSEVRLPKQKTGSSSSKRLTGGGAANKDLRCANCNSKGHFARKCLKPKREPGSCYACGAFGHFVGQCPERKSANINNYNAS; this is translated from the exons ATGCCTGACATCAAATGGAATGAATTCTCAGTGCTCCAACTAAGGAAGTGGTTGGAAGCTCTGGGACGCCAGACTTCCGGCACAAAAGCGGAACTAATAGTGCGTCTGCAGGCCATTTCCCCAGAAACGCGTGGCGATTCACCGCCAAATAACGGATCAGCACCAGAAGAGGTGGAGGAATTGGATGGAGCTGCAGCCTGGCCAAAGCAGAGAGAGCCGCAGGGTGGAGACACACGCACGATCCCGTTCGACGAGCAGTCATTGCAGTCAGAATCTACGGAGAACCTCGACCTGGATCAGCTATCGTTGGTGGATACAGAGAGAGCCACTCTAAAAAAGCTTCGGGACGAGATAGAGGCAAACATGGCTGTGCTGCAGAGGATCCAAGCGGATATCGACGACGCGAACAAGAGCAAGTCTGCTCATGCTCGCCAGATCAATGACGTCATcgagaacaacagcaacggaAACCACGGCAATGTTAACATATGCGCTAACAGCACCGACGCCAATGTTAACAGCACCAAGGTGACTATCGCCGTCGACAACATCGATATGGGACATACCAGTGTTGGAAAAGAAACCGCTGGTAGCATTGTTCAGCACCAGAGTCGAAATGTAAACAAGCTTCTGGAATCTCCTGCAACATCGCTTGCCTTGGCAAAAGAGGTAACGATGGAGTTTGACGGCAGCTTATTTGCGCGCAATTGGGTCACGCAGTTTCAGAACATCGGAAAGATTTACAATTTGGACGACGGATGCATGCACATGCTGCTAATTGCCAAACTAAAAGGAAACGCACAGCGCTGTCTGCACGCAAGCGCCACACGCATCCTAGAAGAGACCGACCAGCTGTGCGAACAGTTAATTTTGACATTCGAGGTCAAGATGTCAAAAGGGGAACTGAGGAACGCATTTCAAAAACGCGAATGGCATCCGGATGAGAAATTTGCTGTTTACTTCGAGGACAAGGTGATGCTGGCCAACGACATCAACATCGATCTAGAGGAGCTCCTGGAAAACATAATTGAAGGAATCCCAGCACCAGCGTTGCGCAACCAGGCGCGCATACAGTGTTTCTCCGAGCCGATGCAAATTCTGCGGGCTTTCTCGGAAGTCCGTCTGCCGAAGCAAAAAACAGGAAGCAGTTCATCAAAGCGCCTTACTGGAGGAGGTGCAGCCAATAAGGACTTACGTTGTGCCAATTGCAACTCCAAAGGACACTTCGCCAGGAAGTGTCTCAAGCCAAAGAGGGAGCCCGGATCCTGCTATGCCTGTGGGGCATTTGGACACTTCGTCGGACAATGCCCGGAGCGCAAGAGCGCCAATATCAACAATTAT AATGCCTCATAG